A single genomic interval of Gouania willdenowi chromosome 10, fGouWil2.1, whole genome shotgun sequence harbors:
- the LOC114470634 gene encoding LON peptidase N-terminal domain and RING finger protein 3-like: MESHGESMLHLAAEAFQAKNFDLAADIYECQLAATRDPDTRLELMVKLADALAFGEKFSEALDVYRRASEVGRLRPAHLNNLIDYLSGSVRRQDSGGGAALGTTGTRFESFSCRICLSFLFEPATLPCGHSFCKKCLERERKERERPVMCRDCGRSGDDSSGRGYRVNVVLSNLLAKWFPSLHQAGLLRRQGNGMYAERRMEAALDKYNQAILIVSMDHILFSNRSQIHSSLKNYDEALKDAETACRLMPHWSRGHVRKAQTLVVLGSTEEALREYLVCLSIEPDCRLAKAEAHKLLSDLLAPVTDQVPEHISDCSNFLSSITYIKNSIHNPFKSLSPASLSSTFSLPSTLSPIERSEGKGQRQMLDHCLLLKRKRRITEDEEEGNQQEKKNNPKRFKSELTEGAAIQNSVHDYVDPTDLECSLCMRLLYEPVTTPCGHTFCLQCLERCLDHNPKCPLCKEELSEYLVQRQYCKTVIIEMLISKYLPSELMERQKIHHDEMTELSNLNKNVPIFVCTMAFPTVPCPLHIFEPCYRLMIRRCMETGTKCFGMCLSDDRKGFADYGCLLEIRDVKFFSDGRSVVDTIGRRRFKVVQHSERDGYNTADIEYLEDVKVEGAAEHELQSLHDAVYDQALIWVNSLKAEQKERIEGHFGPLPEKDSEPQACPNGPSWCWWLLAVLPLEGRAQLPFLALTSLKDRLSGIRKVLLFMTYSRHR; this comes from the exons ATGGAGAGCCACGGTGAGAGCATGCTGCACCTTGCAGCGGAGGCTTTCCAGGCAAAGAACTTCGACCTGGCTGCAGACATCTACGAGTGCCAGCTGGCCGCTACCAGGGACCCCGACACTCGCTTAGAGCTGATGGTGAAGCTGGCTGATGCGCTGGCGTTTGGGGAGAAATTCAGCGAAGCTCTGGATGTGTACCGGAGAGCCTCGGAGGTTGGGAGGCTGAGACCTGCTCATCTGAACAACCTCATTGACTACCTGTCCGGGAGCGTTCGCAGGCAGGACAGTGGAGGGGGGGCGGCCCTGGGTACCACCGGCACCCGCTTTGAGAGCTTCTCCTGTCGGATATGCCTGAGCTTTTTGTTCGAGCCCGCAACGCTGCCGTGCGGACACAGCTTCTGTAAGAAGTGTCTGGAGAGGGAGAGGAAGGAGCGGGAGCGGCCGGTGATGTGCAGGGACTGCGGGCGGAGCGGGGATGACTCCTCGGGGCGGGGGTACCGGGTGAACGTGGTGCTTAGTAACCTGTTGGCCAAGTGGTTCCCCAGCCTGCACCAGGCCGGCCTGCTGCGGCGGCAGGGCAACGGGATGTACGCTGAGAGGAGGATGGAGGCAGCGCTGGACAAATACAACCAAGCCATACTGATCG TCTCCATGGACCACATACTGTTCAGTAACCGCTCCCAGATCCACTCTAGTCTGAAAAACTACGACGAGGCTCTGAAAGACGCAGAGACAGCCTGCAGACTCATGCCTCACTGGTCCAGG GGTCACGTTCGTAAGGCCCAAACGCTGGTGGTGTTAGGCAGCACTGAGGAGGCTCTGAGAGAGTACCTGGTCTGTCTGTCCATAGAGCCGGACTGTAGACTGGCCAAGGCTGAGGCTCACAAG cttcTCAGTGATCTCTTGGCTCCCGTCACAGATCAAGTCCCTGAACACATCTCAGACTGCTCCAATTTTCTGTCTTCCATAACCTACATTAAGAACAGCATCCATAACCCTTTCAAG AGCCTTAGTCCGGCCTCGCTGTCTTCCACATTCAGTCTTCCTTCCACTCTCTCACCCATAGAGAGGTCAGAGGGCAAAGGCCAAAGACAGATGCTCGACCATTGCCTCTTACTCAAACGCAAACGAAGAATCACGGAAGACGAGGAAGAAGGGAATCAAcaggagaagaaaaacaatCCCAAGAGATTCAAATCTG AGCTAACAGAGGGGGCTGCCATTCAAAATTCAGTTCATGACTATGTGGACCCAACAGACCTGGAGTGCTCTCTGTGCATGAG ACTGTTATATGAGCCTGTGACGACACCATGCGGTCACACGTTCTGTCTTCAGTGTCTGGAAAGATGTCTGGACCATAACCCAAAGTGTCCACTCTGTAAAGAAGAGCTTTCTGAG TACCTTGTACAGAGACAGTACTGTAAGACAGTAATAATAGAGATGCTGATATCAAAGTATCTTCCCTCTGAGCTCATGGAAAGACAGAAAATCCACCACGATGAAATGACTGAGCTCTCCAA CCTGAACAAGAATGTGCCTATCTTCGTGTGCACCATGGCCTTCCCCACTGTACCGTGTCCTCTCCATATCTTTGAGCCCTGCTACCGGCTGATGATTCGCCGCTGCATGGAGACGGGAACCAAGTGCTTCGGAATGTGTCTGAGCGATGACCGCAAAGG GTTTGCAGATTACGGGTGCCTGTTGGAAATCCGCGATGTGAAGTTCTTTTCCGATGGCCGCTCAGTAGTGGACACGATTGGCAGACGGAGGTTTAAAGTTGTGCAGCACAGCGAGAGGGACGGATACAACACGGCTGATATCGAGTACCTGGAGGATGTTAAG GTGGAGGGTGCAGCAGAGCATGAGCTGCAGTCCCTGCACGATGCAGTGTACGACCAAGCCCTGATTTGGGTAAATTCTCTGAAGGCTGAGCAGAAGGAGCGCATTGAGGGCCACTTTGGACCCCTGCCCGAGAAAGACTCTGAGCCTCAG GCTTGTCCCAATGGTCCCTCGTGGTGTTGGTGGCTGCTCGCTGTTCTGCCATTAGAGGGCCGAGCTCAGCTGCCCTTCTTGGCTCTCACTTCCCTCAAAGACCGACTCAGCGGCATCCGAAAGGTGCTGCTCTTTATGACGTACAGCAGGCATCGGTGA